A window of the Rhizobium brockwellii genome harbors these coding sequences:
- a CDS encoding FtsB family cell division protein, giving the protein MWTKHHKKRKIGRFVIPAMTVAFLSYFGYHCIHGDYGLRATEAFEHQRVAREKELAVLKAKREHLENQVALLSDGSLDKDMLDEKARYQLNMSRADEIVVFNHYSN; this is encoded by the coding sequence ATGTGGACAAAGCATCATAAGAAGAGAAAGATCGGTCGCTTCGTCATTCCGGCCATGACGGTCGCCTTCCTCTCCTATTTCGGTTATCATTGCATTCATGGCGATTACGGCCTGCGCGCGACGGAGGCGTTCGAGCATCAGCGTGTGGCGCGTGAAAAAGAGCTTGCAGTCTTGAAGGCGAAGCGCGAACATCTGGAAAATCAGGTCGCGCTCTTGAGTGACGGCTCGCTCGACAAGGATATGTTGGACGAGAAAGCGCGTTATCAGCTCAATATGTCGCGCGCCGACGAGATCGTCGTATTCAACCACTATTCCAATTAA